In Dasypus novemcinctus isolate mDasNov1 chromosome 8, mDasNov1.1.hap2, whole genome shotgun sequence, the genomic stretch GCCTGGCTCACCGTGCTCGTGCCCAGCAGCCTGGGACCCGATGTGTGCCTTCCTTACTGTTTGCCTGGAGTGCCCTTGCTCAACTTGTCTGGAGAAAACTGGGTATTCCTGAAAACTCTTCAGGAATGCAGCCCCCAGCATCTTAACTGGTCTCTTTATTTTCATCTACCACTGGCACTTAATTTTTTTGACTTATCCTCTGCCATGGTAGATAAGTGTCAgcctttctttttgctttttatttgttgtttttattttttcttttgtcactccTGTTTTAGTTGTATTGTATCTTTCGGTTTGCCTGGATAAAAAATCAGACTTATGGAAGGAACAGTGTTTGGAGTCAGTCAGTCTCTGATTTTGACCCATCCTATCTGATACCATGTTGGCTCACCTCCCAGagtcttcttcctcttaaatGTCCCATTCCCCCACCAACCTTACCACAGTGAGAGTGGGAGAAATGAATGAGTGGGAACACATGGGCAATTTGCATCCTGAATTCTCAGACCACAGACCACGTTTACCAGCCATCTACTTGATAACTTGCCCTAATCGCCAAGATACCTCCTGTTCAACCTGACTGCAAATTAACTTCTCCCCAGTCTGTTCCTAATTGCCATCCTGTTCAGGTGGCCCCTCCCGATTGCTGAAGCAGGCCTGGGTTTGAAAGGCTTTCCTGATCTGTCCCCacttctcctgcctgcagttccCCCTTAAGTCCCCTCTGCTTCTACCCAGAGAACACTTCACAGCTGTCCAATCCCTTCATTTCTTGTGCCCACTCTTGGGGTGTCCATCTCCCAACTTCCTTACATTCTGTCCTCAAGTTCATCCCCAGAAAGCCTTTCTGGGTCAGGGACCCTCAGTGGATATGGATGGGCTGGTGGGAAATGCCGCTGCTACCCTGAGCAAGCTGTCTTGGGAAGTGCTGTGTGTCTTCCCTATCTTGATTGCTGTCTGTTTTGCAGCCGAGTTGTCCGGAAATCCATTGCCCGTGTTCTTACTGTTATTAACCAGACTCAGAAAGAGAACCTCAGGAAGTTCTACAAGGTGAGTCCAAGGTTGGGGAGGTTGGTGTAGCCCTCCCTGGCCAGGGGGGTCCATGTGAAGTTCTGCTGGGGTGCATGGAACTGGTCTTTACCCAGAATTACACTTTTCCAAAGCTTTTCCAACTGTGGCTGGGCTCACCTTATCAGCATCTTGTAATAGCACGTGGCGgtgcagactgcactttcttgaAGTTGCAAATGTTCAAGAAATCAACAGTGTGGTGGGAGTCTGGCTGGAGACCTGGGTTAAATGAAACCTTTGatctctttccccttccttcccacaCTGTTAGGCCACTTTTTACCTGTTTAGATTTCCCCCGGTGGACTGGGAGCTCCTTGAGCAGGAACTGGGTCTGATTCATCACTAGCAAGCACCCAGCACAGGGTCTCATCCTGAAAAGGCTCCAGGAGACCTTTGCAGAACAAAGGCCAGTGAGAGCTGCCTGACTGCCTTAGTAGAGACTCCTTCACTGGGGACTAATTGGATAGGAATGAGAGTAGTAGTGTGAGCCAGGGGTGAAGAGGTGTGGTGGTCCTGTAAAAGATCGGAGATGGGTGGGCCTTGTCCTTAATAGCAGAATGACCTTAGCCAATCCAGATCTTCTGTGGCTTCTCACAAATTAACTTCCCTGGTGTGCTCCACCAACATCCAGCACACTCCTTTCCAGTGCCCTCCCAGCCCTTAAGTCCAGGTCTCTCTGGGGTTTCTTTAGTTACTGCATAACTCCTAAATCCCGGTCCTTGGGCTCACCCTGTTCTCCCCTCACCCAGGGCAAGAAATACAAGCCCTTGGATCTGCGGCCCAAGAAAACACGTGCCATGCGCCGTAGGCTCAATAAGCATGAGGAGAACCTGAAGACCAAAAAACAGCAGCGGAAGGAGCGGCTGTACCCCCTGCGAAAGTTTGCGGTCAAGGCCTGAGCATCATGGTATTAATAAAACACAAACTGGCTGATGTGTTGCTTTGTGTTTGAAGATGTTTTACACTGACCAGATTGGAGAGATTCAGGAAGGGGCTGAAGCTTGGATGCCCTGGAGTTAGTCACCAGGTGACTGGTGGATCCCAACAAACCTACGTGCAGCTTTTGGCTTCCCTGGTGTGCAGCTAAGAGTCCTGGCTGCAGGGGTCTGTTGGGTGCTCTGTCTGTTGGGTGTCTGCCATGAGCCCATGGCATAGAGCTGCCCTGCTGTCCTTTGCTGGTACATCTTGGCACATTCTCTGTTCCCCTGGGTAAGGCTGGGGGTGAGGCTTCAGAGTCATTCTCATGTTGATGAAGCAATGATGTATTTGAGAGGCCACATGTCAGCAGCACCTGGTTCTGGATGATTGATCATGCAGTGGACTTGCATCACACCTGATCAGAAGCTCCAGACACTAAGAGTTTTCCATCTGGGGTGAAGAAGCAGGTATGGGCCACATCCAGGACTCCCTGCCAAAGGTACAGCACCAGGTCCTGAGGACCAAGTCCTACCTGTCCCAGCCTCCACTAGGGGTCTTCCCATTGCAGTCTCTGGAGTGCAGGTCTTACCGTCAGGG encodes the following:
- the RPL35 gene encoding large ribosomal subunit protein uL29, producing the protein MAKIKARDLRGKKKEELLKQLDDLKVELSQLRVAKVTGGAASKLSKIRVVRKSIARVLTVINQTQKENLRKFYKGKKYKPLDLRPKKTRAMRRRLNKHEENLKTKKQQRKERLYPLRKFAVKA